The DNA window TCAAGTTCCAGGCCGATATGGGGCTGCTGCTGGCTTTCATGTTCCTCTGGAATATGCTCGGCGCGCTGATCCTGTTGCCGGCGCTGGCGCATTTCCTGTTGCGTCCATCCCGGCCCGCGTCCGCGCAGGCCGGGACGTCCTCCTTCCGTCCGGCCAGGGCCGAGGCGGATATTTCATCCACCCTGACATAAAGTTGATCATCATGTTCCGTTATTTCCCCACCAACTACGTCTGGAATCTGTCCGTCGATCTCTCGATCGAAATGGGCGCCAAGATTGGCGAGATCGAGGAGATGTGCGCGCCGCTGCAGGAAGCGGCCAGCCAGCCCGATGCCGCAGGCACCGCCGCCTTCCGAGAAACCTGGCAGCGCATGGCCGACAAGTTATGCGGCCTGGCCGAGGACGACGAGGCACGCGGCCGCAAGATATCTGCCGGCGACAAGTATCTGCGCGCCGCCAATTATCTGCTGACCTGCGAACGGTTGCAGGCGCATGGCGCGCCCGGAAGAGTCGAGCTGTATCAGCGCTTCCTTGAAGTGTTCGAGCGTGGTGCGCGCCTGTCCGGCGTGCCCTGCGAACAGGTGCGCATCCCTTACGGCGACACTTTCCTCAGCGGGCTGTATGCGCCGGCCGAAGGCGTCGAAGGCCCGGCGCCCTTGCTGGTGCAGGTCAACGGCCTCGATTCGACCAAGGAGATGAAATACCTTGTCGGCCTGCCGGCATGGCTGGCCAAGCGCGGCGTGGCCTCGCTGCTGGTGGACCAGCCGGGCACCGGCGACGCGCTGCGCCTGCGCGGACTGACCGCGCGCTACGACAGCGAGCATTGGGCCAGCCGTGTGGTCGACTGGCTGGAGACGCGCGCCGACGTCGATACGAAGCGCATCGGCATGGAGGGCGTGTCGTTGGGAGGTTACTACTGCCCGCGCGCGGTCGCCTTCGAGCCGCGTTTCGCCTGCGGCGTAGTGTGGGGCGCGAATCACGACTGGCGCGATGTGCAAAAGCGCCGCATGGCGAAGGAAGGCAACCTGCCGGTGCCGCACTACTGGGCGCACGTGCGCTGGGTGTGGGGCGCCAAGGACAACGACGATTTCATGCGCATCGCCGAGGACGTGCATCTGGACGGAATCCTTGACCGCATCAAGGTGCCGTTCCTGGTCACGCACGGGGAGAAGGATAGCCAGATACCGCTGCACTGG is part of the Oxalobacteraceae bacterium OTU3CAMAD1 genome and encodes:
- a CDS encoding prolyl oligopeptidase family serine peptidase is translated as MFRYFPTNYVWNLSVDLSIEMGAKIGEIEEMCAPLQEAASQPDAAGTAAFRETWQRMADKLCGLAEDDEARGRKISAGDKYLRAANYLLTCERLQAHGAPGRVELYQRFLEVFERGARLSGVPCEQVRIPYGDTFLSGLYAPAEGVEGPAPLLVQVNGLDSTKEMKYLVGLPAWLAKRGVASLLVDQPGTGDALRLRGLTARYDSEHWASRVVDWLETRADVDTKRIGMEGVSLGGYYCPRAVAFEPRFACGVVWGANHDWRDVQKRRMAKEGNLPVPHYWAHVRWVWGAKDNDDFMRIAEDVHLDGILDRIKVPFLVTHGEKDSQIPLHWAERTYEQLVNSPRRELKIFTDREGGVQHSSFDNSANAGAYIADWVAETLGGRTAPTN